In Mongoliitalea daihaiensis, one DNA window encodes the following:
- a CDS encoding outer membrane beta-barrel protein, which translates to MQTTHPTRIFLVSLLPFLLSIAAMAQQVTVSGTVKRQHDRESLPYVNILVQATSDSSFISGTVTNDLGIFTLAPMQPGKYLISFSYVGFQPKTEIIEVGRLSKFIDLGTIYLSETTEDLDAFTVSGIREEVEAALDRKVFTLEDNISQLGGSVLQAMQNLPGITIDQNGTVFLRGSDKVAILLDGKQTAITGIGAQSGLENFPASSIERIEIINNPSSKFDATGNAGIINIIFKKEKEEGWRGNVGMIAGVGNLFQKKTSLPGLRDQYRFTPKLNPSISLNYRKDKVNLFLQGDVLWHQQLMKNEFTDRIFNDGTHIQQQYIENRTQPIYNFRTGLDWNPNERNSFTFSGLFNYRAYVDLGDIAYVDVPTDRRVRLWQYYEDEVNQTLFATLTHRYAFLQPGHTLTTSFNYSFRRKDELFYFTNQELDFIGTDTTALIADENIFDFTMDYVKPLRSGRMELGTKQRSRVFPNLITFSPGNNSILDPQLAGSAEYREWLSAVYGNYIYERNKLELEVGLRLEYVKVDYLVDPNHAVYESAGFDYFEPFPSLRASYYLSDNSNFSIFYNRRVDRPEEKNLRAFPTYADPEILSIGNPTLIPQFTQSVESGYKQSFDKGFVYGAVYHRASQNILTRIITEVPGTSRLVAIDQNADRGWNTGVELVWTQKFSKVFTLNANSNIFQNRIGAFDLINAYPDGISFSRGEERALTGNVKLNGVFKLPRSLDFQLTAIYLAPDIVPQGRILARYHIDGGVTKKIQEGKGELFFNASDIFNTLIIQYQLEGNDFTLNSTDFFETQVFRLGYTYRF; encoded by the coding sequence ATGCAAACCACACACCCAACCCGAATATTTCTTGTAAGCTTGTTACCTTTCCTGCTGAGTATCGCTGCGATGGCTCAGCAAGTAACCGTTTCTGGAACGGTTAAAAGGCAGCATGATCGAGAGTCCTTACCCTATGTGAATATATTGGTACAAGCTACATCAGATAGTAGTTTTATTTCGGGAACAGTCACCAATGACCTTGGGATCTTTACTCTTGCACCTATGCAACCTGGAAAGTATTTAATTAGCTTCTCTTATGTGGGTTTTCAGCCCAAAACGGAAATCATCGAAGTTGGAAGACTTAGTAAGTTTATCGACTTAGGAACGATCTATTTATCAGAAACGACAGAAGACCTCGACGCCTTCACGGTTTCCGGAATTCGGGAAGAGGTAGAGGCTGCTTTAGATAGAAAAGTATTCACCTTAGAAGATAATATTAGCCAATTAGGTGGCTCGGTACTTCAAGCCATGCAAAACTTACCCGGAATTACCATAGATCAAAATGGAACGGTCTTTCTTCGTGGCAGTGATAAAGTAGCCATTCTATTGGATGGCAAGCAAACAGCTATTACTGGAATTGGTGCCCAGTCTGGACTGGAAAACTTTCCAGCATCCTCTATAGAGAGAATTGAAATCATCAATAATCCCTCATCCAAATTTGATGCAACAGGAAATGCGGGGATTATCAACATTATTTTCAAAAAAGAAAAAGAAGAAGGTTGGAGAGGAAATGTAGGCATGATCGCAGGAGTGGGTAACTTATTTCAAAAAAAGACAAGTCTTCCTGGTTTACGTGATCAGTATAGATTCACACCTAAACTCAACCCATCTATTTCCCTTAACTACCGAAAGGACAAGGTTAATTTATTTTTGCAAGGAGATGTATTGTGGCATCAGCAATTGATGAAAAATGAGTTTACCGATAGAATCTTCAATGATGGAACACATATACAGCAACAATACATAGAAAATAGAACACAGCCTATTTATAATTTCAGAACAGGCCTTGATTGGAATCCAAATGAACGTAATTCATTTACTTTTTCAGGCTTGTTCAATTATAGAGCTTATGTGGATCTGGGAGATATTGCCTATGTTGATGTACCTACAGATCGAAGGGTTCGGCTTTGGCAGTACTATGAAGATGAAGTAAATCAGACCCTATTTGCAACGCTAACTCATCGATACGCTTTTTTACAGCCAGGGCATACGCTCACGACCTCATTCAATTACTCTTTCCGAAGGAAAGACGAACTTTTCTACTTCACCAATCAGGAATTAGACTTTATTGGTACTGATACGACGGCACTGATTGCGGATGAAAATATTTTTGACTTTACCATGGACTATGTGAAGCCGTTGAGAAGTGGTAGAATGGAATTGGGAACTAAACAACGTTCACGGGTATTTCCAAATCTGATCACCTTTAGTCCGGGGAACAACTCTATTCTTGATCCTCAATTGGCGGGAAGTGCAGAGTACCGAGAATGGCTATCAGCTGTCTATGGAAATTATATTTATGAACGGAATAAACTTGAACTGGAAGTAGGACTTCGACTAGAATATGTGAAAGTTGATTATTTGGTAGATCCCAATCATGCCGTCTATGAAAGTGCTGGATTTGATTATTTTGAGCCTTTTCCAAGTCTGAGGGCTTCTTATTATCTCTCGGACAATAGCAATTTCAGCATCTTTTATAACAGAAGGGTTGATAGACCAGAGGAAAAAAATCTCCGTGCATTCCCAACTTACGCAGATCCTGAAATTTTAAGTATTGGTAACCCTACCCTGATACCACAATTTACCCAATCTGTAGAATCTGGATACAAGCAATCTTTTGACAAAGGCTTTGTATATGGTGCTGTATACCATAGAGCATCACAAAATATCCTGACTCGGATAATTACGGAGGTTCCAGGTACATCCAGACTGGTAGCTATAGATCAAAATGCAGACCGTGGATGGAATACAGGTGTTGAATTGGTTTGGACGCAAAAATTTAGCAAAGTCTTTACCTTAAATGCCAACTCCAATATTTTCCAAAACAGAATTGGAGCCTTTGACTTGATCAATGCATACCCTGATGGGATATCATTTTCAAGAGGTGAAGAAAGAGCACTTACGGGTAATGTCAAGCTCAATGGGGTATTTAAGTTACCAAGAAGTTTAGATTTCCAATTAACAGCCATTTACTTGGCGCCGGATATTGTCCCTCAAGGTAGAATCTTGGCCCGCTACCATATCGATGGTGGAGTGACAAAGAAAATCCAAGAAGGCAAAGGTGAATTATTCTTTAATGCTTCCGATATCTTCAATACCCTGATAATTCAATATCAACTTGAGGGGAATGATTTCACGTTAAACTCAACGGACTTCTTCGAAACTCAAGTATTTAGATTAGGCTACACTTACAGATTCTAG
- a CDS encoding c-type cytochrome, with amino-acid sequence MNTHLKTSLLIAFAVGISVGITSFIPNSISQIGLTLNTLEPESISSTEDIKALKLMAQQCFTCHNPDMTGGKENRLAPPMHKVREHYLKTETTKEVFIKDVVTFVKNPQEEKSKMKGAIRNFGLMPAIYVDTKDAQMIAAYLYKNDLASDEWMKKWEAFKIR; translated from the coding sequence ATGAACACCCATCTAAAAACCTCTCTGCTAATAGCATTTGCTGTAGGCATAAGCGTAGGAATCACTTCCTTTATTCCCAACTCAATAAGCCAAATTGGCTTAACCTTAAACACCTTAGAGCCAGAGTCCATTTCATCAACTGAGGATATTAAAGCTTTGAAATTAATGGCTCAGCAATGCTTTACTTGTCATAATCCTGACATGACCGGAGGAAAAGAAAACAGGCTTGCACCTCCAATGCATAAAGTACGGGAACACTATCTTAAGACTGAAACAACTAAAGAAGTCTTTATAAAAGATGTGGTAACTTTTGTCAAGAATCCACAGGAAGAAAAATCCAAAATGAAAGGGGCTATTCGTAATTTCGGATTGATGCCCGCCATCTATGTGGACACTAAAGATGCTCAGATGATTGCAGCTTACCTGTATAAAAATGATTTAGCTTCCGATGAATGGATGAAGAAATGGGAAGCTTTTAAAATCAGATAA
- a CDS encoding glycosyltransferase family 4 protein: protein MSSKRVLIITYYWPPSAGSGVQRWLKFAKYLPEFGWEPVIFTPENPAFELQDHSLAKEIDPSLEVIKFPIWEPYGIFKKLKGQQVGDPSKILEKKKPSFFERLSIWLRANVLIPDPRVFWVNPSVSFLEDAFRKGQYQAVITTGPPHSMHVIGMKLHEKTGTPWLADFRDPWSQWEFLDTLPMLPWVRKYHRKLEQKVLTQANAITTISPTFQRDLANLAQREIHLLTNGFDGADFPQEAAVDSLKEKDIEIVYSGVIDAIRNPLPFLDAFKKAFEKGSKTVRLRFVGKVSIAAEEYVKKDAWLAAHVEFVGYVSHQRVFEFYQAADMLLLLLTTTKNAQGNIPGKLFEYMASGKMILGLGDPEGDAANIIKQAHAGMILDPSDETQIMDVLVNFDPKEEMSHVDFIERFSRRSLTRELSCLLQKITLEN from the coding sequence ATGAGTTCCAAGCGCGTTTTGATCATCACCTACTATTGGCCGCCATCTGCTGGTTCTGGAGTACAACGCTGGTTGAAATTTGCTAAGTATCTTCCTGAGTTCGGATGGGAACCCGTAATTTTCACGCCCGAAAATCCAGCTTTTGAACTACAAGACCATAGCTTAGCCAAAGAAATCGATCCCAGTCTTGAGGTAATAAAGTTCCCGATCTGGGAACCCTATGGCATTTTCAAAAAATTAAAAGGCCAACAAGTAGGAGATCCATCTAAAATTTTAGAGAAGAAAAAACCTTCATTTTTTGAACGCTTGAGTATTTGGTTGCGGGCTAATGTCCTTATACCAGATCCTCGGGTCTTTTGGGTAAATCCTTCGGTAAGCTTTTTAGAAGATGCTTTCCGCAAAGGGCAATACCAAGCTGTCATTACCACAGGTCCACCCCACAGCATGCATGTAATCGGGATGAAGTTACATGAAAAAACTGGGACCCCTTGGCTAGCGGACTTTAGAGACCCTTGGAGTCAGTGGGAGTTTCTAGACACCTTGCCTATGCTGCCTTGGGTACGCAAGTACCACAGAAAACTTGAGCAAAAAGTGCTAACACAAGCCAATGCCATAACAACCATTAGCCCTACCTTTCAGCGAGACTTAGCCAATTTAGCTCAACGAGAAATTCATCTCCTAACCAATGGTTTTGATGGGGCTGATTTTCCCCAGGAAGCAGCCGTAGATTCCTTGAAAGAAAAGGATATTGAAATCGTGTACTCAGGAGTCATTGATGCCATTCGCAATCCCCTACCCTTTTTGGATGCTTTCAAGAAAGCATTTGAAAAGGGCTCGAAAACAGTTCGATTGAGATTTGTGGGTAAGGTTTCTATAGCTGCCGAAGAATATGTAAAGAAAGATGCTTGGCTTGCTGCCCATGTGGAGTTTGTGGGTTATGTCTCACATCAACGGGTTTTTGAATTTTACCAAGCAGCAGATATGTTATTATTGCTATTGACTACAACAAAGAATGCCCAAGGAAATATCCCTGGCAAATTGTTTGAATACATGGCGAGTGGGAAAATGATCCTTGGATTGGGAGATCCTGAGGGGGATGCTGCGAATATCATCAAGCAAGCCCACGCGGGGATGATTCTTGATCCAAGCGATGAAACGCAAATTATGGATGTCTTAGTGAATTTTGATCCTAAGGAGGAAATGTCTCATGTGGATTTCATAGAGCGGTTTTCGAGGAGGAGCCTGACGAGAGAACTTTCCTGTTTACTGCAAAAAATCACTCTTGAAAACTAG